The following are encoded together in the Thunnus maccoyii chromosome 18, fThuMac1.1, whole genome shotgun sequence genome:
- the dctn5 gene encoding dynactin subunit 5 translates to MELSEILYNKAEYIETASGNKVSRQSVLCGSQNIVLNGKTIVMNDCIIRGDLANVRVGRHCVVKSRSVIRPPFKKFSKGVAFFPLHIGDHVFIEEDCVVNAAQIGSYVHIGKNCVIGRRCVLKDCCKILDNTVLPPETVVPPFTVFSGCPGLFSGELPECTQDLMIDVTKSYYQKFLPLSQI, encoded by the exons ATGGAGTTGTCTGAAATACTGTACAACAAAGCGGAGTACATTGAGACG GCTTCTGGCAACAAAGTGAGCAGACAGTCAGTGCTGTGTGGGAGTCAAAACATCGTCCTCAATGGCAAA ACTATTGTCATGAATGACTGCATCATCAGAGGGGACCTGGCTAATGTCAGGGTGGGGAGACACTGTGTTGTCAAGAGTCGGAGCGTCATACGACCACCTTTCAAAAAGTTCAGCAAAGG AGTGGCGTTCTTCCCGCTGCACATCGGAGACCACGTCTTCATCGAGGAGGACTGCGTGGTCAACGCTGCACAGATTGGTTCCTACGTCCACATTGGCAAGAACTGTGTCATA GGTCGCCGCTGTGTGCTGAAGGACTGCTGCAAGATTTTAGACAACACCGTGCTTCCTCCCGAGACAGTGGTGCCTCCTTTTACCGTCTTCTCCGGATGCCCAG gtctaTTTTCAGGAGAGCTCCCGGAGTGCACGCAGGACCTGATGATTGACGTGACCAAGAGCTACTACCAGAAGTTTCTGCCCCTTAGCCAGATCTGA
- the ndufab1b gene encoding NADH:ubiquinone oxidoreductase subunit AB1b yields MAARVLQQCVRSLARPSLRLLSGNLAVRAAAGPAVAIHRPLSFAADSRRTRWLEQSRVSSVTVLCRQYGDLPPLTLETIKDRVMYVLKLYDKINPEKLQTSSHFMKDLGLDSLDQVEIIMAMEDEFGFEIPDAEAEKLMTPEGIVQYIADKKDVYE; encoded by the exons ATGGCGGCCCGTGTCCTGCAGCAGTGTGTCCGCTCGCTCGCCCGGCCCTCGCTGAGGCTTCTCTCCGGTAACCTGGCAGTCAGAGCCGCTGCCGGCCCGGCAGTAGCCATCCACCGACCTCTCTCCTTCGCCGCAGACAGCCGGAGGACGCGGTGGCTCGAGCAGAGCCGG GTCTCCTCGGTGACTGTGTTGTGCCGACAGTATGGAGACCTGCCCCCCCTCACCCTAGAGACCATAAAAGACCGTGTCATGTATGTCCTTAAGCTCTACGACAAGATTAACCCCGAGAAG CTGCAGACATCCTCCCACTTTATGAAAGACCTGGGTCTGGACAGCTTGGACCAGGTGGAGATCATTATGGCCATGGAGGATGAGTTTG gcttTGAGATCCCAGACGCAGAAGCAGAGAAGTTGATGACTCCTGAGGGGATTGTACAGTACATCGCAGACAAGAAGGATGTTTATGAATAA